One genomic region from Burkholderia latens encodes:
- a CDS encoding amino acid aminotransferase, whose translation MYEHVPAYPGDPILSLFQAFQQDAHPHKVNLSIGLYYDDAGRIPVLESTRLAAERVRDAGAPHTYLPMEGLAMYRQGVQRLVFGADCAALAQGRIATLQTLGGSGALRLGAEFVKRYFPDSAIWVSDPTWDNHRVIFAAAGLDVHTYPYYDESRNDLRVDAMLAALDALPARSIVLLQPCCHNPTGLDLGRDAWRAVIDVLARRRLIPFLDMAYQGFGDGLDDDTWAVRAIVEAGLPAIVSNSFSKNFSLYGERVGGLSIVCAGASEAATVLSQLQAGVRRTYSSPPLFGAQLVSTVLNDDVLRACWEDEVAEVRTRIKRMRGALKARLDARLPTPAFDALVTQRGMFSYTGIAATDVDRLRAAHGVYLLRSGRMCIAGLNDANVDHVAHAIADVLGAPSRRAA comes from the coding sequence ATGTACGAACACGTTCCCGCCTATCCGGGCGACCCGATTCTGTCGCTGTTCCAGGCGTTCCAGCAGGATGCCCATCCGCACAAGGTCAATCTCAGCATTGGGCTCTACTACGACGATGCGGGCCGGATCCCCGTGCTCGAGAGCACACGTCTCGCGGCCGAGCGCGTGCGCGACGCCGGCGCGCCGCATACATATCTGCCGATGGAGGGACTCGCCATGTATCGGCAGGGCGTGCAGCGCCTCGTGTTCGGCGCCGACTGCGCGGCGCTCGCGCAAGGACGCATCGCGACGCTGCAGACGCTCGGCGGCTCGGGCGCGCTGCGGCTCGGCGCGGAGTTCGTGAAGCGCTATTTTCCCGACAGCGCGATCTGGGTCAGCGATCCGACGTGGGACAACCATCGCGTGATCTTCGCGGCGGCCGGTCTCGACGTGCACACCTACCCGTACTACGACGAATCGCGCAACGACCTGCGCGTCGACGCGATGCTCGCGGCGCTCGACGCGCTGCCGGCGCGCAGCATCGTGCTGCTGCAGCCGTGTTGCCACAACCCGACCGGCCTCGACCTCGGCCGCGACGCATGGCGCGCGGTGATCGACGTGCTCGCGCGTCGCCGGCTGATTCCGTTCCTCGACATGGCGTACCAGGGCTTCGGCGACGGGCTCGACGACGACACATGGGCCGTGCGTGCGATCGTCGAAGCGGGGCTGCCGGCGATCGTCAGCAACTCGTTTTCGAAGAACTTCTCACTGTACGGCGAGCGCGTCGGCGGCCTGTCGATCGTCTGCGCGGGCGCGAGCGAAGCGGCGACGGTGCTGAGCCAGTTGCAGGCCGGCGTGCGCCGCACCTATTCGAGCCCGCCGCTGTTCGGCGCGCAGCTCGTGTCGACCGTGCTGAACGACGACGTTCTGCGCGCGTGCTGGGAAGACGAGGTGGCGGAGGTGCGCACGCGCATCAAGCGCATGCGCGGCGCGCTGAAGGCGCGGCTCGACGCGCGCTTGCCGACGCCCGCGTTCGATGCGCTCGTCACGCAGCGCGGCATGTTCAGCTACACGGGCATCGCCGCGACCGACGTGGACCGGCTGCGCGCGGCGCACGGCGTCTACCTGCTGCGCTCCGGCCGCATGTGCATCGCGGGCCTGAACGACGCGAACGTCGATCATGTCGCGCACGCGATCGCCGACGTGCTCGGCGCCCCGTCGCGCCGGGCCGCATGA
- a CDS encoding Lrp/AsnC family transcriptional regulator, with protein MNLDRTDMRILRHLERDGRISNQDLANAVALSPSACLRRVKLLEERGAISGYRCTIEPKKVGVAFEALVHVSMRPDVPEWHDRFVEAIQEWPEVIAAQIVTGGSNYVLTVRARDLDHYSDFVINRLHRATGVMSINSSIVLATLKRDGSILDLVEPSTGT; from the coding sequence ATGAATCTGGATCGAACCGACATGCGGATCCTCCGGCATCTCGAACGGGACGGACGCATCAGCAATCAGGACCTCGCGAATGCGGTCGCGCTGTCGCCGTCCGCGTGCCTGCGGCGGGTGAAGCTGCTGGAGGAGCGCGGCGCCATTTCGGGCTACCGCTGCACGATCGAGCCGAAGAAGGTCGGCGTCGCATTCGAGGCGCTCGTGCATGTGTCGATGCGGCCGGACGTGCCCGAATGGCACGACCGCTTCGTGGAGGCGATCCAGGAATGGCCGGAAGTCATCGCCGCGCAAATCGTGACGGGCGGCTCGAACTATGTGCTGACGGTGCGGGCGCGCGACCTCGATCATTACTCCGATTTCGTGATCAACCGGCTGCACCGTGCGACGGGCGTGATGTCGATCAATTCGAGCATCGTGCTCGCGACGCTCAAGCGCGACGGCTCGATTCTCGATCTCGTCGAGCCGTCCACGGGCACCTGA
- a CDS encoding aspartate aminotransferase family protein, producing the protein MTERNDTVAGRSTAEYRALDAAHHIHPFSDMGALNRAGSRVIVKADGVYLWDSDGNKIIDGMAGLWCVNVGYGRKELADAAYRQIQELPFYNTFFKTTHPPIIELSAMLAEVTPAGFNHFFYCNSGSEGNDTVLRLLHQYWRVEGKPQKKYVISRRNGYHGSTIAGGTLGGMGYMHEQMPSKVEHIVHIDQPYFFGEAQPGDTPEAFGLARAQQLEAKILELGAENVAAFIGEPFQGAGGVIFPPSTYWPEIQRIRRKYDILLVADEVIGGFGRTGEWFAHQHFGFEPDLITMAKGLTSGYVPMGAVGIHERVARPIIEHGEFNHGLTYSGHPVAAAVAVANLKLLRDEGIVERVKRDIGPYFQRRLRDALGDHPIVGEIVGAGLVAGVQLARDRARRERFDASVDIGTICRDFCFNGNLIMRATGDRMLLSPPLVIREAEVDEIVDKAKRAFDATAERVGRAG; encoded by the coding sequence ATGACCGAACGAAACGACACCGTCGCCGGGCGCTCGACCGCCGAATACCGCGCGCTCGACGCCGCGCACCACATCCACCCGTTCTCGGACATGGGCGCGCTCAATCGCGCGGGCAGCCGCGTGATCGTGAAGGCCGACGGCGTGTACCTGTGGGACTCGGACGGCAACAAGATCATCGACGGGATGGCCGGGCTCTGGTGCGTGAACGTCGGCTACGGCCGCAAGGAGCTGGCCGACGCCGCGTATCGGCAGATCCAGGAGCTGCCGTTCTACAACACGTTCTTCAAGACGACGCATCCGCCGATCATCGAACTGTCCGCGATGCTCGCCGAAGTGACGCCCGCCGGCTTCAATCACTTCTTCTATTGCAACAGCGGCTCGGAAGGCAACGACACGGTGCTGCGACTCTTGCACCAGTACTGGCGCGTCGAGGGCAAGCCGCAGAAGAAATATGTGATCTCGCGCCGGAACGGTTATCACGGCTCCACGATCGCCGGCGGCACGCTCGGCGGGATGGGCTACATGCACGAACAGATGCCGTCGAAGGTCGAGCACATCGTGCATATCGATCAGCCGTATTTCTTCGGCGAAGCGCAACCTGGCGACACGCCCGAAGCATTCGGTCTCGCGCGCGCGCAGCAGCTCGAAGCGAAGATTCTCGAGCTCGGCGCGGAGAACGTCGCCGCATTCATCGGCGAGCCGTTCCAGGGCGCGGGCGGCGTGATCTTCCCGCCGTCGACGTACTGGCCGGAAATCCAGCGGATCCGCCGCAAGTACGACATCCTGCTCGTCGCCGACGAAGTGATCGGCGGCTTCGGCCGCACCGGCGAATGGTTCGCGCATCAGCACTTCGGCTTCGAGCCGGACCTGATCACGATGGCCAAGGGCCTGACGTCCGGCTACGTGCCGATGGGCGCGGTGGGCATCCACGAGCGCGTCGCGCGGCCGATCATCGAGCATGGCGAATTCAATCACGGCCTCACGTATTCGGGCCACCCGGTCGCGGCGGCGGTCGCGGTCGCGAACCTCAAGCTGCTGCGCGACGAAGGGATCGTCGAGCGCGTGAAGCGCGATATCGGGCCGTATTTCCAGCGCCGCCTGCGCGATGCGCTGGGCGATCATCCGATCGTTGGCGAGATCGTCGGAGCGGGGCTCGTCGCGGGCGTTCAGCTTGCGCGTGACCGTGCGCGGCGCGAGCGATTCGACGCGAGCGTCGATATCGGCACGATCTGCCGCGACTTCTGCTTCAACGGCAACCTGATCATGCGTGCGACCGGCGACCGGATGCTGCTGTCGCCGCCGTTGGTGATCCGAGAGGCGGAGGTCGACGAGATCGTCGACAAGGCGAAGCGCGCGTTTGACGCGACGGCGGAGCGGGTGGGGAGGGCAGGATAG
- a CDS encoding glutamine synthetase family protein, whose product MQPELSEFLRQHRITEVEAIIPDMAGIARGKIIPRNKFESGESMRLPQAVMVQTVTGDYPEDGTLTGVTDPDMVCVPDPSTICLIPWAVDPTAQVIHDCVHFDGSPVEISPRYVLRRVLDLYHAKGWKPVVAPELEFYLVDMNADPDLPLRPPVGRTGRAETGRQSYSIEAVNEFDPLFEDIYEYCEMQGLDIETLIHEVGAAQMEINFVHGDALSLADQVFLFKRTVREAALRHNMYATFMAKPMEGEPGSAMHIHQSLADARTGRNLFADEGGVVSPMFHSYLAGLQKYTPALMPIFAPYINSYRRLSRFMAAPINVQWGYDNRTVGFRIPQSAPVARRIENRIPGVDCNPYLAFAATLAAGYLGLTQQLEPTEPIASDGYDLPYQLPRNLEEGISLMAACTPLAGILGDKFVKAYLALKETEYEAFFRVISSWERRHLLLHV is encoded by the coding sequence ATGCAACCCGAACTGAGTGAATTCCTGCGTCAGCACCGCATCACCGAAGTCGAGGCGATCATTCCCGACATGGCCGGCATCGCGCGCGGCAAGATCATTCCGCGCAACAAGTTCGAGTCCGGGGAATCGATGCGCTTGCCGCAGGCCGTGATGGTGCAGACCGTCACCGGCGATTATCCGGAGGACGGCACGCTGACCGGTGTGACCGATCCCGACATGGTCTGCGTGCCCGATCCTTCGACGATCTGCCTGATTCCGTGGGCCGTCGATCCGACTGCGCAGGTGATCCACGATTGCGTGCATTTCGACGGCTCGCCGGTCGAGATTTCGCCACGCTACGTGCTGCGCCGCGTGCTCGACCTGTACCACGCGAAGGGCTGGAAGCCGGTGGTCGCGCCCGAGCTCGAGTTCTATCTGGTCGACATGAACGCCGATCCCGACCTGCCGTTGCGTCCGCCCGTCGGGCGCACGGGCCGCGCGGAAACCGGCCGCCAGTCGTACTCGATCGAAGCCGTCAATGAGTTCGATCCGCTGTTCGAGGACATCTATGAATATTGCGAGATGCAGGGCCTCGACATCGAGACGCTGATCCATGAGGTCGGCGCCGCGCAGATGGAGATCAATTTCGTGCACGGCGACGCGCTGTCGCTCGCCGATCAGGTATTCCTGTTCAAACGCACGGTGCGCGAAGCCGCGCTGCGCCACAACATGTACGCGACGTTCATGGCCAAGCCGATGGAAGGCGAGCCGGGCTCGGCGATGCACATCCACCAGAGCCTCGCCGATGCGCGCACGGGCCGCAATCTATTCGCCGACGAGGGAGGCGTCGTGTCGCCGATGTTCCATAGCTATCTCGCCGGCTTGCAGAAGTACACGCCCGCGCTGATGCCGATTTTCGCGCCGTACATCAACTCGTATCGACGGCTGTCGCGCTTCATGGCCGCGCCGATCAACGTGCAGTGGGGATACGACAACCGTACCGTCGGCTTCCGGATTCCGCAATCGGCGCCCGTTGCGCGGCGCATCGAGAACCGGATTCCGGGCGTCGACTGCAACCCGTATCTCGCGTTCGCGGCGACGCTCGCCGCCGGCTATCTCGGTCTCACGCAGCAGCTCGAGCCGACCGAGCCAATCGCATCGGACGGCTACGATCTGCCGTACCAGTTGCCGCGCAACCTGGAGGAGGGGATCTCGTTGATGGCCGCGTGCACGCCGCTCGCCGGCATTCTCGGCGACAAGTTCGTGAAGGCGTACCTCGCGCTGAAGGAAACGGAGTACGAAGCGTTCTTCCGCGTGATCAGCTCGTGGGAACGCCGCCATCTTCTGCTGCACGTGTAA
- a CDS encoding gamma-glutamyl-gamma-aminobutyrate hydrolase family protein, producing the protein MRPRPIVAVTADRIVRGAHPNHTAAEKYLVALVDGAGTLAFVLPALGVRQPVDAIVAAVDGLLLTGSYSNVEPHRYGGAASAPDTLHDPARDATALPLIRAAIDAGVPVLAICRGMQELNVAYGGTLHQRLHASPGFADHREREGDPLERQYGPAHRVQFTAGGLLQRVAHGARDAMVNSLHDQGLARLGAGLAVEACAPDGLIEAVSVRGARAFALGVQWHPEWRHAEQPLSRDIFAAFGAACRARMTHRLHAAGGAMPSPAASDIDID; encoded by the coding sequence ATGCGCCCGCGCCCGATCGTAGCCGTCACCGCCGACCGCATCGTGCGCGGCGCGCATCCGAACCACACGGCAGCGGAGAAGTATCTGGTCGCGCTGGTCGACGGCGCCGGCACGCTCGCGTTCGTGCTGCCCGCGCTCGGTGTACGCCAGCCGGTCGATGCGATCGTTGCAGCGGTCGACGGGCTGCTGCTGACCGGCAGCTATTCGAACGTCGAACCGCATCGCTATGGCGGCGCGGCGAGTGCGCCTGACACGCTGCACGATCCCGCACGCGACGCGACCGCGCTGCCGCTGATTCGCGCGGCGATCGACGCGGGCGTGCCCGTGCTCGCGATCTGCCGCGGAATGCAGGAGTTGAACGTCGCGTATGGCGGCACCCTTCATCAGCGACTCCATGCGAGCCCGGGTTTCGCCGATCATCGCGAACGCGAAGGCGATCCGCTCGAGCGGCAGTACGGCCCCGCGCACCGCGTGCAATTTACGGCCGGCGGCCTGCTGCAGCGGGTCGCGCACGGTGCGCGCGACGCGATGGTCAATTCGCTGCACGACCAGGGGCTCGCGCGGCTCGGCGCGGGGCTCGCCGTCGAGGCGTGCGCGCCAGACGGGCTCATCGAAGCCGTCAGCGTGCGCGGCGCGCGCGCATTCGCACTCGGCGTGCAATGGCATCCCGAATGGCGCCATGCGGAACAGCCGCTGTCGCGCGACATCTTCGCGGCATTCGGCGCGGCGTGCCGCGCGCGAATGACGCATCGCCTTCATGCGGCCGGCGGCGCCATGCCGTCGCCGGCCGCATCCGACATCGACATCGACTAA
- the hutG gene encoding N-formylglutamate deformylase produces MTEQPAVLTLKQGTLPLLISIPHAGTYIPDDIAATMTPEARFVDDCDWHLERLYGFAATLGASILVPSHARYAVDLNRPPDNENLYPGQDTTGLVPIDTFDKAPLYPANTLPDNDEIMRRRDRYWRPYHAALQAEIARLKREHGRVLVWEAHSIRSHVPRFFDGRLPDFNFGTSSGASARPGLAEALAACVTAHGGYTAVANGRFKGGYITRHYGVPATGVEAVQLELSQITYMEETRPYAYDEARAARIVPLLQTLVETALAHR; encoded by the coding sequence ATGACTGAACAACCGGCTGTATTAACGCTGAAGCAGGGCACGCTGCCGCTGCTGATCTCGATTCCGCACGCAGGCACCTATATCCCCGACGACATCGCTGCAACGATGACGCCCGAGGCACGCTTCGTCGACGATTGCGACTGGCATCTCGAACGGCTGTACGGGTTCGCAGCCACGCTCGGCGCGTCGATCCTCGTGCCGTCGCACGCGCGTTACGCGGTCGACCTGAACCGTCCGCCCGACAACGAGAACCTGTATCCGGGGCAGGACACGACCGGGCTCGTGCCGATCGACACGTTCGACAAGGCGCCGCTGTATCCGGCGAATACGCTGCCCGACAACGACGAGATCATGCGCCGTCGCGACCGCTACTGGCGGCCGTATCACGCCGCGTTGCAGGCAGAAATCGCGCGGCTCAAGCGCGAGCATGGCCGCGTGCTCGTGTGGGAAGCGCATTCGATCCGCTCGCACGTGCCGCGCTTCTTCGACGGGCGCCTGCCGGACTTCAACTTCGGCACGTCGAGCGGCGCGAGTGCGCGGCCCGGCCTCGCCGAGGCGCTGGCCGCGTGCGTGACTGCGCACGGCGGCTATACGGCCGTCGCGAACGGGCGCTTCAAGGGCGGCTACATCACGCGTCATTACGGCGTGCCCGCCACCGGTGTCGAGGCCGTGCAACTCGAACTGTCGCAGATCACGTACATGGAAGAGACGCGTCCGTATGCGTACGACGAAGCGCGCGCTGCCCGCATCGTGCCGCTGTTGCAGACGCTGGTCGAAACCGCGCTCGCGCATCGCTGA
- a CDS encoding formimidoylglutamate deiminase, with translation MTEMTLFADHAYLPDGWRRNVLLRWDATGTLTDVTPDTDAPAGVAHAAGPVLPGMPNLHSHAFQRAMAGLTEYRANPADSFWSWRDLMYRFALKITPDALAAIARWLYVEMLKCGYTSVCEFHYVHHAQDGSRYPQIAELGTRVIDAARLAGIGITMLPVSYQFAGFGNKPPRDDQRRFINTPDGLLELLDAMRRVAPEHGALRYGVAPHSLRAVSENGLRVLLEGLPDDAPVHIHIAEQTAEVDDCVRAYGARPVQWLLDRFDVDARWCLVHATHVDAAETAALAKRRAVAGLCLTTEANLGDGVFPAVDYLAQGGVIGVGSDSHASVDWRSELRLLEYGQRLVHRARNVLASDTQPHVADRLFDASLAGGAQASGRRIGALREGCRADWIVLDPDHPAIAEHGSEAWLSGAVFAEHGDTPVLDVYTGGERVVSGRRHRDETAAYADYRAALAQLLR, from the coding sequence ATGACCGAAATGACGCTGTTCGCGGACCATGCCTACCTGCCCGACGGCTGGCGCCGCAACGTGCTGCTGCGCTGGGACGCGACCGGCACGCTGACCGACGTGACGCCCGACACCGATGCGCCGGCCGGCGTCGCGCACGCGGCCGGGCCCGTGCTGCCGGGCATGCCGAACCTGCATTCGCACGCATTCCAGCGCGCGATGGCGGGGCTCACCGAATACCGCGCGAATCCCGCCGACAGCTTCTGGAGCTGGCGCGACCTGATGTACCGCTTCGCGCTGAAGATCACGCCCGACGCGCTCGCGGCGATCGCGCGCTGGCTGTACGTCGAGATGCTGAAGTGCGGCTATACGTCGGTGTGCGAGTTCCACTACGTGCATCACGCGCAGGACGGCTCCCGCTATCCGCAGATCGCGGAGCTCGGCACGCGCGTGATCGACGCGGCGCGCCTGGCCGGCATCGGCATCACGATGCTGCCGGTGTCGTACCAGTTCGCCGGCTTCGGCAACAAGCCGCCGCGCGACGATCAGCGCCGCTTCATCAACACGCCGGACGGCTTGCTCGAACTGCTCGACGCGATGCGTCGCGTCGCGCCCGAGCACGGCGCGTTGCGTTACGGCGTCGCGCCGCACTCGCTGCGCGCGGTGTCCGAAAACGGGCTGCGCGTGCTGCTCGAAGGATTGCCGGACGACGCACCGGTACACATCCATATCGCCGAACAGACGGCTGAAGTCGACGATTGCGTGCGCGCATACGGTGCGCGCCCGGTGCAATGGCTGCTCGATCGTTTCGACGTCGATGCGCGCTGGTGCCTCGTACACGCGACGCACGTCGACGCGGCCGAAACGGCGGCGCTCGCGAAGCGCCGCGCGGTGGCCGGCCTGTGCCTGACGACCGAAGCGAACCTCGGCGACGGCGTGTTTCCTGCGGTCGACTATCTCGCGCAGGGCGGCGTGATCGGCGTCGGCTCGGACAGCCACGCATCGGTCGACTGGCGCTCGGAACTGCGTCTGCTCGAATACGGGCAGCGGCTCGTGCACCGGGCGCGCAACGTGCTCGCGAGCGACACGCAGCCGCACGTCGCGGATCGCCTGTTCGACGCATCGCTCGCGGGCGGTGCACAGGCGAGCGGCCGGCGCATCGGCGCGCTGCGCGAAGGTTGTCGCGCCGACTGGATCGTGCTCGATCCCGATCATCCGGCGATCGCGGAGCACGGCAGCGAAGCGTGGCTGTCCGGCGCGGTGTTCGCCGAGCACGGCGACACGCCGGTGCTCGACGTCTACACCGGCGGCGAGCGCGTCGTGAGCGGTCGCCGTCATCGCGACGAAACCGCGGCGTATGCCGATTACCGCGCCGCGCTGGCGCAACTGCTGCGCTGA
- the hutI gene encoding imidazolonepropionase: MKPTVWHHLRLCPHGHPDETIDDAAIAVDETGAIVWLGAFSALPHGYAHWRREDLHGAWVTPGLVDCHTHLVYGGTRADEFAQRLAGVSYEEIARQGGGIVSTVRATRAADETTLFVQAAARLQPLLAEGVTAIEIKSGYGLDLASERKMLRVARQLGERFPVTVYTTFLGAHALPPEYAGRADEYITEVCDRMLPALADEGLVDAVDVFCERIGFSLAQTERVFDAATRRGLPVKLHAEQLSNAGGTALAARYRALSADHLEFLDEAGIEAMKAAGTVAVLLPGAYYFIRETQLPPIDLLRKHGVPIALATDHNPGTSPLESLLLTMNMGCTLFRLTVPEVLQGVTRHAAAALGRADRHGVLEAGRQADFAVWSVGSLSELAYWIGRPLCEQVVRGGSTVFRRMNG; encoded by the coding sequence ATGAAACCGACTGTCTGGCATCACCTGAGGCTGTGTCCGCACGGCCATCCCGACGAAACGATCGACGATGCGGCGATCGCCGTCGACGAAACCGGCGCGATCGTCTGGCTCGGCGCGTTTTCCGCGCTGCCGCACGGTTATGCGCATTGGCGCCGGGAAGACCTGCACGGCGCGTGGGTGACGCCGGGCCTCGTCGACTGCCATACGCACCTCGTGTACGGCGGCACGCGCGCAGACGAGTTCGCGCAGCGCCTCGCCGGCGTCAGCTACGAGGAGATCGCGCGGCAGGGCGGCGGGATCGTGTCGACGGTGCGCGCGACGCGCGCGGCCGACGAGACGACGCTGTTCGTGCAGGCCGCCGCGCGCCTGCAGCCGCTGCTCGCCGAAGGCGTGACCGCGATCGAGATCAAGTCCGGATACGGGCTCGACCTCGCGAGCGAGCGCAAGATGCTGCGCGTTGCGCGCCAGCTGGGCGAGCGCTTTCCGGTCACCGTCTACACGACGTTCCTCGGCGCACACGCGCTTCCGCCCGAATACGCGGGCCGCGCCGACGAATACATCACCGAAGTGTGCGACCGGATGCTGCCGGCGCTGGCCGACGAAGGCCTCGTCGACGCGGTCGACGTATTCTGCGAACGCATCGGCTTCTCGCTCGCGCAGACCGAGCGCGTGTTCGACGCCGCAACGCGGCGCGGCCTGCCGGTGAAGCTGCACGCGGAGCAATTGTCGAACGCGGGCGGCACCGCGCTTGCCGCGCGTTATCGCGCGCTGTCGGCCGATCACCTCGAATTTCTCGACGAAGCCGGCATCGAAGCGATGAAGGCGGCCGGCACGGTCGCCGTGCTGCTGCCCGGCGCGTACTACTTCATTCGCGAAACGCAACTGCCGCCGATCGACCTGCTGCGCAAGCACGGCGTGCCGATCGCGCTCGCGACCGATCACAATCCGGGCACGTCGCCGCTCGAATCGCTGCTGTTGACGATGAACATGGGCTGCACGCTGTTCCGGCTGACCGTGCCCGAGGTGTTGCAAGGCGTCACGCGCCATGCGGCGGCGGCGCTCGGGCGCGCCGATCGGCACGGCGTGCTGGAGGCCGGCCGCCAGGCCGATTTCGCGGTCTGGTCGGTCGGCTCGCTGTCGGAGCTCGCGTACTGGATCGGCCGGCCGCTGTGCGAGCAGGTCGTACGCGGCGGTTCGACGGTGTTTCGACGGATGAACGGCTAG
- a CDS encoding HutD family protein: MTALDQAPLHATMIRAADLVASPWKNGGGVTREIGAFPVGAALDAFAWRVSVADVAAAGPFSRFDGVDRTLVLLSGTGMTLAEAGGVRHVLDTPLARADFAGETAVDATLHDGATRDFNLMTRRSAARGTLDVWPEGTHRVGPADTVLLFCAAGAVGVGIDGAHHALQEMDTLRLDGLQRAFDVVVSGGGALLAVSLAVGERD; encoded by the coding sequence ATGACGGCGCTCGACCAGGCGCCGCTGCACGCAACGATGATCCGCGCGGCGGATCTCGTTGCGTCGCCGTGGAAGAACGGCGGCGGCGTGACGCGCGAAATCGGCGCGTTTCCCGTCGGCGCCGCGCTCGACGCATTCGCATGGCGCGTGAGCGTCGCGGACGTCGCCGCGGCCGGGCCGTTCTCGCGGTTCGACGGCGTCGACCGCACCCTCGTGCTGCTGTCCGGCACGGGCATGACGCTCGCGGAAGCGGGCGGCGTGCGCCACGTGCTCGATACGCCGCTTGCGCGCGCGGACTTCGCGGGCGAAACCGCGGTTGATGCGACGCTGCACGACGGCGCGACACGCGACTTCAACCTGATGACGCGCCGCTCGGCCGCCCGAGGCACGCTCGACGTGTGGCCCGAGGGCACGCATCGCGTCGGACCCGCCGACACCGTGCTGCTGTTCTGCGCGGCCGGTGCGGTCGGCGTCGGGATCGACGGCGCGCACCATGCATTGCAAGAAATGGACACGCTGCGGCTCGACGGGCTGCAGCGTGCGTTTGACGTCGTCGTGAGCGGAGGCGGTGCGCTGCTCGCCGTGTCGCTCGCCGTCGGCGAACGGGACTGA